A stretch of Brassica napus cultivar Da-Ae chromosome C6, Da-Ae, whole genome shotgun sequence DNA encodes these proteins:
- the LOC125588293 gene encoding uncharacterized protein LOC125588293, producing the protein MVCVWTQYGRLFDLTGSKRCIDLGIRVDATVDLVVKTHRRRRHRVAVLNDIENQIQNMKERGLTGRDDVKLWKRGDKYTSTFSSKETWKLSRVPQQKVNWSSGIWFSFNTPKYSFIAWLATLNRLATGDRIQKWNTQHPSSWVFCNDPLESRNHLFFACKFSEEVWKGLTQNLLSARYTNQWEEILQLLLVQNRDKTETFLVRYVFQATLYALWRERNQITWRNTEDTGTPNSNGGQKCA; encoded by the coding sequence ATGGTTTGCGTTTGGACTCAATATGGAAGATTATTTGATCTCACTGGCAGTAAAAGATGCATTGATCTGGGAATAAGAGTGGATGCAACGGTTGATTTAGTTGTCAAAACGCATCGACGACGAAGACACCGAGTGGCGGTGCTTAATGACATCGAGAATCAGATACAGAACATGAAAGAGAGAGGACTAACGGGTAGGGATGATGTTAAGTTATGGAAAAGAGGAGACAAGTACACATCGACTTTCAGCTCCAAGGAAACTTGGAAACTATCAAGAGTACCTCAACAGAAAGTGAATTGGAGCTCTGGGATCTGGTTCTCTTTCAACACGCCTAAATACTCTTTCATAGCTTGGCTTGCAACTCTCAACAGACTTGCAACTGGTGACAGAATTCAGAAGTGGAACACTCAACATCCTAGCTCCTGGGTGTTCTGTAATGACCCCTTGGAGTCAAGAAATCATCTTTTCTTTGCTTGCAAGTTCTCAGAGGAAGTTTGGAAAGGTTTAACACAGAATCTACTATCTGCGCGCTACACTAATCAGTGGGAAGAAATTCTGCAACTCCTCCTTGTTCAAAACAGAGACAAGACTGAAACATTTCTTGTGAGATATGTGTTTCAAGCTACTTTATATGCCTTATGGAGGGAACGTAACCAGATCACATGGAGAAACACCGAAGACACCGGGACACCTAATTCAAATGGTGGACAAAAATGTGCGTAA
- the LOC125589251 gene encoding protein PLANT CADMIUM RESISTANCE 6-like produces the protein MGRPPQNPAVSHAQPAPGPIGIPSQLPMTGAASNQPSKWTSELFDCMNDGENALITCFFPFITFGQIAEVIDEGASSCGTSGILYGVICCLLGIPCVYSCTFRTKLRSKYGLPDAPAPDWITHCFCEYCALCQEYRELKNRGLDPAIGWNGNVQRQRMGQQQEMMAPPMGQRMMG, from the exons ATGGGTCGACCACCCCAAAATCCTGCAGTGTCTCATGCACAACCCGCACCCGGACCAATTGGAATACCAAGTCAACTACCAATGACCGGAGCGGCCAGCAACCAACCATCAAAATGGACTTCAGAACTTTTTGATTGCATGAACGATGGAGAAAATG CTCTCATAACATGTTTCTTCCCGTTCATCACATTCGGACAGATTGCGGAGGTTATCGATGAAGGCGCAAGCA GTTGTGGTACGAGTGGAATCTTGTATGGAGTGATATGCTGTCTATTAGGGATACCATGTGTTTACTCATGCACATTCCGGACCAAACTCCGAAGCAAATACGGGCTACCGGATGCTCCAGCTCCAGATTGGATCACTCATTGCTTCTGTGAATATTGTGCACTTTGCCAAGAATATCGTGAGCTCAAGAACCGTGGTCTTGATCCCGCCATTG GATGGAATGGTAATGTGCAAAGGCAGAGAATGGGTCAACAACAGGAGATGATGGCTCCTCCCATGGGTCAACGGATGATGGGTTGA